The proteins below are encoded in one region of Streptomyces ficellus:
- a CDS encoding cytochrome P450 family protein: MSDPNTPPELFTWEFATDPYPAYAWLREHAPVHRTRLPSGVEAWLVTRYADARQALADQRLSKNPAHHDEPAHAKGKTGIPGERKAELMTHLLNIDPPDHTRLRRLVSKAFTPRRVAEFAPRVQELTDGLIDNFVTKGSADLIHDFAFPLPIYAICDMLGVPREDQDDFRDWAGMMIRHGGGPRGGVARSVKKMRGYLAELIHRKRDEPGDDLISGLIRASDHGEHLTENEAAAMAFILLFAGFETTVNLIGNGVYALLRNPGQRERLQASLATGERGLLETGVEELLRYDGPVELATWRFATEPLTLGGERIAAGDPVLVVLAAADRDPERFGEPDTLDLARRDNQHLGYGHGIHYCLGAPLARLEGQTALATLLTRLPDLSLAVDPADLRWRGGLIMRGLRTLPVEFTPFGADIH; the protein is encoded by the coding sequence GTGAGCGACCCGAACACCCCGCCCGAACTCTTCACCTGGGAGTTCGCGACCGACCCGTACCCCGCCTACGCCTGGCTGCGCGAGCACGCGCCCGTGCACCGCACCAGGCTGCCCAGCGGGGTCGAGGCCTGGCTGGTGACGCGGTACGCGGACGCCCGGCAGGCGCTGGCCGACCAGCGGCTGAGCAAGAACCCCGCCCATCACGACGAGCCCGCGCACGCCAAGGGCAAGACCGGCATCCCCGGCGAGCGCAAGGCCGAGCTGATGACGCACCTGCTCAACATCGACCCGCCGGACCACACCCGGCTGCGCCGGCTGGTGTCCAAGGCGTTCACACCGCGGCGCGTCGCCGAGTTCGCCCCGCGCGTGCAGGAGCTGACCGACGGGCTGATCGACAACTTCGTCACAAAGGGGAGCGCGGACCTCATCCACGACTTCGCCTTCCCGCTCCCCATTTACGCCATTTGCGACATGCTGGGCGTGCCGCGCGAGGACCAGGACGACTTCCGCGACTGGGCCGGGATGATGATCCGGCACGGGGGAGGCCCGCGGGGCGGGGTCGCGCGGTCGGTGAAGAAGATGCGCGGGTACCTCGCCGAGCTGATCCACCGCAAGCGGGACGAACCGGGCGACGACCTCATCTCGGGACTCATCCGGGCCTCCGACCACGGCGAGCACCTCACCGAGAACGAGGCCGCCGCGATGGCGTTCATCCTCCTCTTCGCGGGTTTCGAGACCACCGTGAACCTGATCGGGAACGGGGTGTACGCGCTGCTGCGCAACCCCGGACAGCGCGAGCGCCTCCAGGCGTCCCTGGCCACCGGCGAGCGCGGGCTGCTGGAGACCGGGGTGGAGGAACTGCTGCGCTACGACGGGCCGGTGGAGCTGGCGACGTGGCGGTTCGCGACCGAGCCGCTCACCCTCGGCGGCGAGCGGATCGCCGCCGGCGACCCCGTGCTCGTCGTCCTCGCCGCGGCCGACCGGGACCCGGAGCGGTTCGGCGAGCCGGACACGCTCGACCTGGCGCGGCGCGACAACCAGCACCTGGGGTACGGGCACGGCATCCACTACTGCCTCGGCGCGCCGCTCGCCCGGCTGGAGGGGCAGACCGCGCTCGCCACGCTGCTGACCCGGTTGCCCGATCTGAGCCTTGCGGTGGATCCGGCCGATTTGCGGTGGCGTGGTGGGCTCATTATGCGTGGACTGCGTACGCTCCCCGTCGAGTTCACCCCTTTTGGGGCCGATATCCACTGA
- a CDS encoding transglycosylase family protein codes for MRSGNGRHRRPRQAPAIVVAAGVTGSAIALPLLGAGSASAADAATWDRVAECESGGMWSADLGNGFYGGLQMSQETWESYGGLTHAARPDLASRTAQIAVAEKVYAATGVKAWETCAPIAGLGGAAGSTTADPTAPSAGATEAAPEASDPTETLEGPDAPAAPRPSDDPVGSLLPGQPEPSAPATPQSPAPGTGKHRGEAAKEETPGTEPAAPATPGAPASSTPATPAEPAAPAASGDGSTATPTAPTEPGNSGNGREADGHPSRGDGASRDPGSVEPGAYTVRPGDNLWTIADENEVPGGWPALYEANKDAVGGDPDLIVPGQSLELTADQP; via the coding sequence ATGCGCTCCGGGAACGGCCGGCACCGACGACCCCGTCAAGCCCCCGCCATCGTCGTCGCGGCAGGGGTGACCGGATCCGCCATCGCGCTCCCGCTGCTCGGCGCGGGCTCCGCGTCGGCGGCCGACGCCGCCACGTGGGACCGCGTCGCCGAGTGCGAGTCCGGCGGCATGTGGAGCGCCGACCTCGGCAACGGCTTCTACGGCGGCCTCCAGATGTCCCAGGAGACCTGGGAGTCGTACGGCGGCCTCACCCACGCCGCACGCCCCGACCTCGCCAGCCGCACCGCCCAGATCGCCGTCGCCGAGAAGGTGTACGCGGCGACCGGCGTCAAGGCGTGGGAGACCTGCGCGCCCATCGCCGGGCTCGGCGGCGCCGCCGGGTCCACCACGGCCGACCCCACCGCGCCGTCCGCCGGCGCCACCGAGGCGGCTCCCGAGGCGTCCGACCCGACCGAGACGCTCGAGGGCCCGGACGCGCCCGCGGCCCCGCGGCCGTCGGACGACCCGGTCGGGTCGCTCCTGCCCGGGCAGCCCGAACCCTCGGCGCCCGCCACCCCGCAGAGCCCCGCGCCCGGCACCGGCAAGCACCGTGGCGAGGCCGCCAAGGAAGAGACGCCGGGCACGGAGCCCGCCGCCCCCGCCACCCCCGGCGCCCCGGCCTCCAGCACGCCCGCCACGCCCGCCGAGCCCGCCGCTCCGGCCGCCTCCGGGGACGGCAGCACCGCCACCCCCACCGCGCCCACCGAGCCCGGCAATTCGGGCAACGGCCGCGAAGCGGACGGCCACCCCTCGCGGGGCGACGGCGCTTCGCGCGACCCGGGCAGCGTCGAGCCCGGCGCGTACACGGTGCGCCCCGGCGACAACCTCTGGACCATCGCGGACGAGAACGAGGTCCCGGGCGGCTGGCCGGCGCTCTACGAGGCCAACAAGGACGCCGTCGGCGGCGACCCGGACCTCATCGTCCCCGGTCAGAGCCTGGAACTGACGGCGGATCAGCCGTAA